A single window of Acetohalobium arabaticum DSM 5501 DNA harbors:
- a CDS encoding DUF3794 domain-containing protein, with amino-acid sequence MAVIGGIDLGNLTDYLLFFADANEDANWQGASKGFAGDVAVDGIQANERTSGFVPYAGTITTNDLTLDAWQDIVDDNPLQATGVTGQVALINDLETDLINAFQQINALSTNLPPGVTAPVSSTDLNGVDTTNGTAETFVIDIVDGLSFSSKIFITGDPEDVFILRWDEDPGTPGYQGQVKPQSGGAIVPQGGLEPGNFINVAGDINASGGGTTPAAPYPQGPRLDDGQGALINGGDDFDGGGFFTGYWLTTGSPTDSGPGGLLIGDTSSLSNGIFVGGWYTLTTKFSMTSGTSGVYVSPNPATLGEPSVDVEKFVSPDGGTTFFDADTPPGPNIVMGTDPEYRIVVTNTGNETLTNITLTDDVLGAFATPASLAPGDSFEVTATGTWAEGLNTNTATVTADGDTVTGLTDSDPANYTGVTASIDVEKLVSADGGMTFVDADTPPGPDIVTGTDPVFKYVVTNNGTEILTDISLIDSKLGPITIPTTTLNPGESFEVTAAGTWAEGQQTNTATATGTFDSTIVEDTDPANYFGAANAAIDIEKLVSGDGGLTFFDADTPTGPLINEDTDPQFKFIVTNTGDAPLTDITVTDTVLGFITTIPSLNPGDSDETIVIGTWAGGQQTNTATAEGTFNDQTLTDTDPANYFGIPECFSQLLIDGDLEIPEPKPDIAKIVDFNVKSKVNDIDIFDTVDGTKIIVGGFVKIGITYVADNEQQTEHFAHFRVPFSATLVCPEIPLDAKLEPIIVIEHEQHHIIDERTISKDIVMLVGVIENC; translated from the coding sequence ATGGCAGTAATAGGTGGTATTGATTTAGGAAATTTAACTGATTATCTATTATTTTTTGCTGATGCCAATGAGGATGCTAACTGGCAGGGAGCCTCTAAAGGTTTTGCTGGTGATGTTGCAGTTGACGGAATTCAGGCTAACGAACGTACTTCAGGTTTTGTACCCTATGCGGGAACTATTACTACTAATGATCTTACACTTGACGCCTGGCAGGATATTGTTGATGATAACCCCTTGCAGGCAACAGGTGTAACCGGCCAGGTAGCTCTTATTAATGATTTAGAAACAGACCTCATTAATGCTTTTCAGCAGATAAATGCCCTTTCTACTAACTTACCCCCAGGGGTAACAGCTCCAGTATCCTCGACTGATTTAAATGGAGTAGATACTACCAATGGAACGGCAGAAACCTTTGTTATCGATATTGTTGATGGACTCAGTTTTTCCAGTAAAATATTTATCACCGGGGATCCAGAAGATGTTTTCATCCTACGCTGGGATGAAGATCCGGGAACTCCCGGTTATCAGGGGCAGGTAAAACCACAGAGTGGAGGAGCAATTGTTCCCCAGGGTGGATTGGAGCCCGGTAATTTCATTAATGTGGCTGGAGATATTAATGCATCAGGTGGTGGCACTACCCCAGCAGCACCCTATCCCCAGGGTCCTCGTCTGGATGATGGTCAGGGGGCACTGATAAACGGTGGTGATGACTTTGATGGTGGCGGCTTTTTTACTGGTTATTGGCTGACAACAGGTTCACCTACTGATTCAGGACCGGGTGGGCTGCTTATTGGAGATACTTCATCACTCAGCAACGGTATCTTTGTCGGCGGTTGGTATACACTGACAACTAAATTCAGCATGACGTCCGGTACCAGTGGTGTCTATGTCTCACCAAATCCCGCAACACTGGGAGAACCTTCAGTTGATGTTGAGAAATTTGTCTCACCTGATGGTGGAACAACATTTTTCGATGCCGATACACCTCCGGGGCCAAATATAGTAATGGGGACAGATCCGGAATACAGGATTGTGGTAACAAATACAGGTAATGAAACATTAACCAATATAACTCTCACTGATGATGTTTTAGGTGCTTTTGCTACTCCGGCCAGCCTGGCTCCAGGAGATTCTTTTGAAGTGACTGCTACTGGCACCTGGGCAGAAGGACTCAATACAAATACAGCCACTGTTACAGCAGATGGTGACACAGTAACAGGACTTACAGACAGTGACCCGGCTAATTATACGGGGGTAACTGCTTCAATTGATGTAGAAAAATTAGTCTCAGCTGATGGTGGAATGACATTTGTAGACGCAGATACTCCACCCGGACCGGATATAGTGACGGGTACAGACCCAGTATTTAAATATGTAGTAACCAATAATGGTACAGAAATCCTTACTGATATTTCCTTGATAGACAGTAAACTCGGCCCTATTACTATTCCTACAACTACTTTAAATCCCGGAGAATCTTTTGAAGTAACTGCCGCTGGCACCTGGGCTGAAGGTCAGCAGACCAATACAGCTACAGCCACAGGTACATTCGATAGTACAATTGTAGAAGACACCGATCCTGCAAATTACTTTGGGGCTGCAAATGCAGCTATAGATATTGAGAAACTGGTTTCAGGTGATGGGGGATTAACCTTTTTCGATGCCGATACACCTACCGGACCATTAATAAATGAAGATACTGATCCGCAGTTTAAGTTTATTGTTACCAATACAGGTGATGCTCCTTTAACTGATATTACTGTTACTGATACAGTATTGGGTTTTATAACCACCATTCCCAGCTTGAATCCTGGTGATTCAGATGAGACAATAGTGATTGGTACCTGGGCAGGGGGACAACAAACAAATACTGCAACAGCTGAGGGCACATTTAATGATCAAACCCTTACAGATACAGATCCAGCTAACTACTTCGGTATCCCGGAATGTTTTTCACAGTTATTGATAGACGGTGATCTTGAAATTCCGGAACCAAAACCCGATATTGCAAAAATAGTTGATTTTAATGTAAAATCAAAGGTTAATGATATTGATATTTTTGATACAGTAGATGGAACCAAGATTATTGTTGGTGGATTTGTTAAAATAGGAATAACTTATGTAGCAGACAATGAACAGCAAACAGAACATTTTGCTCATTTCAGAGTTCCGTTCAGTGCTACCCTGGTCTGCCCGGAAATACCCCTGGATGCCAAATTGGAGCCGATTATAGTTATTGAACATGAACAGCACCATATAATAGACGAAAGAACAATCAGCAAAGACATTGTAATGCTTGTGGGAGTAATAGAAAACTGCTGA
- a CDS encoding ubiquitin-like small modifier protein 1, with translation MKVKLLATLRDITDCKEVCLEASNINQVIDELIAEYGSAMENKLLDDKEVRESLTILVNGRNILYLDGLETELKTKDVVTIFPRVAGG, from the coding sequence ATGAAGGTTAAGCTGTTGGCTACTTTACGTGATATAACAGACTGTAAGGAAGTATGCTTAGAAGCGTCTAATATAAACCAAGTTATAGATGAACTAATTGCTGAATACGGCTCAGCTATGGAGAATAAGTTACTGGATGATAAGGAAGTTAGAGAGAGCTTGACTATTCTAGTTAATGGTAGAAATATACTTTATTTAGATGGTTTAGAGACTGAACTAAAAACTAAAGATGTAGTAACTATCTTTCCGCGCGTTGCTGGCGGATAG
- a CDS encoding aldehyde ferredoxin oxidoreductase family protein → MAGWMGQILRIDLSTEEATVEELDEELAKDYIGARGLGTKLFCDEVAPEVDPLSADNKLIFATGPLTGTAAVSASRYNVVTKSPLTGTIAASNSGGYFPSEIKYAGYDVVIFEGEADRPVYILIDDGEVEIKPAEDLWGLTTLETDNQLREEYGDGFKISAIGPAGEQQVKFACIMNDRERAAGRSGVGAVMGSKKIKAVMVRGSQGIKPADRDEFKEVLRDCLTKIEESGVTNEGLPALGTPVLVNIVNEHGNLPAENFQENVFDRAEKVSGEKLADELLVKNKACAGCPIGCGRVTALSSDKYEGFGEGPEYETIWAFGPDCGIDDLEAITKANYICNELGLDTITMGTTIACAMEMYEEGIIDSDEIDLDLEFGNAEAMIEAVKLTGKKEGIGAKLAEGSKRVADSYGHPEYSMSSKKQEYPAYDPRGSQGMGLEYATSNRGGCHVRGYLTSPEVLGIPEPVDPLTVEGKAELTKTFQDLTAVVDSSGICLFTTFALGGEDIYKLLEAVTGAEYTQEEMMEAGERIWNLERQFNLEAGIGPDEDKLAKRLLEEPAPKGAAEGRVVELDTMLAEYYELRGWTPEGEIKEEKKEALGL, encoded by the coding sequence ATGGCAGGATGGATGGGACAGATTTTACGGATTGATCTTTCTACAGAGGAAGCAACAGTAGAAGAGTTGGATGAAGAGCTAGCTAAAGATTATATTGGTGCCCGTGGATTAGGTACTAAGCTATTCTGTGATGAAGTAGCCCCTGAAGTAGATCCTTTAAGTGCTGATAATAAACTTATCTTTGCTACTGGTCCTCTTACAGGAACGGCTGCTGTTTCGGCTAGCCGCTATAATGTGGTTACTAAATCGCCATTAACCGGTACAATTGCTGCTTCTAATTCAGGCGGTTATTTTCCATCTGAAATTAAGTATGCCGGTTATGATGTGGTCATCTTTGAAGGTGAAGCTGATAGACCGGTATATATTCTGATTGATGATGGCGAAGTTGAGATTAAGCCGGCAGAAGATCTATGGGGCTTAACGACTCTAGAAACTGATAATCAGCTGCGGGAAGAATATGGAGACGGTTTTAAGATTTCAGCTATCGGTCCAGCCGGTGAACAGCAGGTTAAGTTTGCCTGTATTATGAATGATCGTGAACGGGCTGCAGGTCGTTCTGGAGTAGGAGCAGTAATGGGCTCTAAGAAGATTAAAGCAGTAATGGTCCGCGGCAGCCAGGGAATTAAACCTGCTGATAGAGATGAATTTAAAGAAGTATTAAGAGACTGCTTAACTAAGATAGAAGAATCTGGAGTAACCAATGAAGGACTGCCGGCTTTAGGAACTCCAGTATTAGTAAATATCGTCAATGAACATGGTAATCTACCGGCAGAGAACTTTCAAGAGAATGTATTCGATAGAGCAGAGAAGGTCAGTGGGGAGAAGTTAGCCGATGAATTGTTGGTTAAGAATAAGGCCTGTGCTGGCTGTCCGATCGGCTGTGGTAGAGTTACTGCCCTCTCCAGTGATAAGTATGAAGGCTTTGGCGAAGGTCCGGAGTATGAAACAATCTGGGCTTTTGGACCGGACTGCGGCATTGATGATTTAGAGGCAATTACTAAAGCCAACTATATCTGTAACGAATTAGGACTGGATACTATCACGATGGGAACCACTATTGCCTGTGCTATGGAGATGTATGAGGAAGGTATTATCGACAGTGATGAGATAGATTTAGATTTGGAGTTTGGTAATGCTGAGGCTATGATAGAGGCAGTGAAACTGACTGGTAAGAAAGAAGGAATAGGTGCTAAGCTAGCCGAAGGATCTAAGCGGGTAGCCGATAGCTACGGCCATCCGGAGTATTCTATGTCCAGCAAGAAACAGGAGTATCCTGCCTATGATCCGCGTGGTTCTCAGGGAATGGGACTGGAGTATGCTACCTCTAACCGCGGCGGCTGCCATGTGCGTGGATACCTTACTTCGCCAGAGGTATTGGGAATTCCTGAACCCGTTGATCCGCTTACTGTAGAAGGAAAGGCAGAACTGACTAAGACTTTTCAGGACTTAACAGCAGTAGTTGATTCCAGTGGTATCTGTCTCTTTACCACTTTTGCTCTCGGCGGCGAAGATATCTATAAGCTACTAGAAGCAGTCACTGGTGCTGAGTATACTCAAGAAGAGATGATGGAAGCTGGTGAGCGCATCTGGAATCTAGAACGTCAGTTTAATTTAGAAGCCGGTATAGGTCCCGATGAGGATAAGCTGGCTAAGCGGTTATTAGAGGAACCTGCACCTAAAGGAGCAGCAGAAGGTAGAGTAGTCGAACTGGATACTATGTTAGCAGAATATTATGAACTACGCGGCTGGACGCCTGAAGGTGAAATTAAAGAAGAGAAAAAAGAAGCTTTAGGCCTATAA
- a CDS encoding 4Fe-4S dicluster domain-containing protein: MKKTLLINPEKCIGCRTCELMCSLEHESEFNPSLARITMINFPEEIDTIPITCLHCEDPSCQEACPTGAINKIEETGAVVIDHDKCIGCNMCMMVCPIGIISTAETETSAHNSKCDLCGGEPECVEFCPTGALEYGRPDEVLLDRKKKLAKRLNNLIEEAI, encoded by the coding sequence GTGAAAAAGACTCTATTAATTAATCCAGAGAAGTGTATTGGCTGTAGGACTTGTGAACTAATGTGTTCTCTAGAACATGAGAGCGAATTTAATCCCAGTCTAGCTAGGATTACAATGATTAACTTTCCTGAAGAGATAGATACAATTCCTATTACCTGTCTTCATTGTGAAGACCCAAGCTGTCAGGAAGCCTGTCCAACTGGAGCCATTAATAAAATAGAAGAGACAGGAGCAGTAGTGATTGATCATGATAAATGTATTGGCTGTAACATGTGCATGATGGTCTGTCCGATTGGTATTATCAGTACTGCAGAGACTGAAACTTCAGCTCATAACAGTAAGTGTGACCTCTGTGGTGGTGAACCGGAATGTGTAGAATTCTGTCCAACAGGTGCTTTAGAGTATGGACGTCCGGATGAAGTCTTATTGGACCGCAAAAAAAAGTTAGCTAAACGGTTAAATAATTTAATTGAGGAGGCGATATAG
- a CDS encoding AAA family ATPase, whose amino-acid sequence MVKEISLGVGIAVVIFLAFRGINLFPALILVGIGYFLFNIFKNQGLGTKKSFNTHQGAEESFSDVTFEDIGGQETAKNELLEALEFVRDINKVKSLGIRPLKGIMLSGPPGTGKTLMAKAVARHIDSVFISTSGSEFVEMYAGVGAKRVRELFEKAKDSAHKKNKTNAVIFIDEIEILGGKRGQNSSHLEYDQTLNQLLVELDGMSIDDEINILVIGATNRIDILDKAILRPGRFDRIVKVDLPDKDGRHKILEIHTRDKPLAEDVDLEQIAKETFRFSGAHLESLANEAAIMAMRANSKEIKSSHFKEAIDKVMMGEKLNRRPRQEELERIAYHETGHALVAEFVKPGSVSTINITSRGKALGYVRHNPEDDHYLQTLNYLKGQIAICIAGAIAEEIILGNRSTGAANDFEKATELAKKIIFAGMSDLGVVSKDHLAPNKVQEEINKIITAEEERVNQWISSKQDLILEVVARLLEEESITGEEFRKKLQIK is encoded by the coding sequence GTGGTTAAAGAGATAAGTCTAGGAGTTGGTATAGCAGTAGTTATCTTTTTAGCTTTTCGCGGAATTAATTTATTTCCAGCTTTAATCTTAGTAGGGATTGGATATTTTCTCTTTAATATTTTTAAAAATCAGGGATTAGGTACTAAAAAGAGCTTTAATACCCACCAGGGAGCTGAAGAAAGCTTTTCTGATGTTACTTTTGAAGATATTGGCGGACAAGAAACTGCTAAGAATGAGCTGCTTGAAGCTTTAGAATTCGTCCGTGATATAAATAAGGTAAAAAGTCTGGGGATTAGACCGCTAAAGGGAATTATGCTCAGCGGACCGCCGGGAACGGGAAAGACCTTGATGGCTAAAGCGGTTGCTCGACATATAGATTCAGTCTTTATTTCAACTTCTGGTAGTGAATTTGTAGAGATGTATGCCGGAGTAGGGGCTAAAAGAGTTAGGGAATTATTTGAGAAGGCAAAGGATTCAGCCCATAAAAAGAATAAGACTAATGCTGTGATCTTTATTGATGAGATTGAAATTTTAGGCGGTAAACGGGGACAGAATTCAAGCCATTTAGAATATGATCAGACTTTAAATCAGCTGTTAGTTGAGCTGGATGGAATGTCGATAGATGATGAGATAAATATTTTAGTTATTGGTGCAACAAATAGAATTGATATTCTGGACAAAGCAATTTTACGTCCGGGGCGATTTGATCGAATTGTTAAAGTAGATCTGCCGGATAAAGATGGAAGACATAAGATATTAGAAATCCATACGCGTGATAAACCATTAGCTGAGGATGTGGATTTAGAGCAAATAGCAAAGGAGACATTCAGGTTTTCCGGGGCCCATCTTGAAAGTTTGGCCAATGAAGCGGCAATTATGGCTATGCGTGCTAATTCAAAGGAGATCAAGTCTAGCCATTTTAAAGAGGCAATTGATAAAGTAATGATGGGTGAGAAATTAAATCGGCGGCCGCGGCAGGAAGAATTAGAGCGGATAGCCTATCATGAAACCGGCCATGCTTTAGTAGCAGAGTTTGTTAAACCTGGTTCAGTATCTACAATTAATATAACTTCGCGTGGAAAGGCTTTAGGGTATGTACGCCATAATCCTGAAGATGATCATTACCTACAGACGTTGAATTATCTAAAAGGACAGATTGCTATCTGTATAGCTGGTGCTATTGCAGAGGAAATAATTCTGGGTAACCGTAGTACAGGAGCAGCAAATGACTTTGAAAAAGCAACTGAATTAGCTAAAAAGATAATCTTTGCTGGTATGTCTGACCTTGGAGTAGTTAGCAAGGATCATTTAGCTCCGAATAAGGTTCAGGAGGAGATTAATAAGATTATTACTGCTGAAGAAGAGCGGGTAAACCAATGGATAAGTAGTAAACAAGATTTGATTTTGGAAGTGGTAGCAAGATTGCTGGAAGAAGAGAGTATTACTGGAGAGGAATTTCGAAAAAAGTTACAAATTAAATAA
- a CDS encoding phosphatidylglycerophosphatase A family protein, translated as MLKKRIIKLLATGFYSGLSPIAPGTVGTIAALVFAFIWLQKYTINFAFILFFVIAGTLISQWAEELYGVKDAAQIVIDEWAGFFIAVFGLGVDNFIPAFILFRIFDILKPPPIKNLQQFHGGIGIMLDDILAGLMANVLLRLVLNFL; from the coding sequence ATGCTGAAGAAAAGAATAATTAAGCTGTTGGCTACTGGATTCTACAGTGGTTTAAGCCCTATAGCTCCAGGAACTGTTGGTACGATAGCAGCTTTAGTGTTTGCTTTTATCTGGCTACAGAAATATACGATAAATTTTGCTTTTATATTATTCTTTGTGATAGCCGGAACACTAATTTCGCAGTGGGCAGAAGAATTATATGGTGTTAAAGATGCTGCTCAGATAGTGATTGATGAATGGGCCGGCTTTTTTATAGCGGTCTTCGGTTTAGGAGTAGATAACTTTATTCCAGCTTTTATTCTTTTCCGCATCTTTGATATACTTAAGCCGCCTCCCATCAAAAACTTACAGCAGTTTCACGGCGGGATAGGAATTATGCTGGATGATATTTTGGCAGGACTAATGGCTAATGTATTGTTGAGATTAGTACTTAACTTTCTTTAA
- the pgsA gene encoding CDP-diacylglycerol--glycerol-3-phosphate 3-phosphatidyltransferase: protein MNLPNKLTLLRIILVPIFMFFLLFNSAGESAVYTRYLAVAVFSLAAVTDGLDGYIARKENLVTRFGKFIDPLADKLLISAALVALVDMGEISAWAAIIIIGREFAITGLRVVAAADGIVISASKLGKYKTTLQIIAIIAIIINLPYSLVLLWLAVLLTVISGLDYLWKGRKVIMPNVKGNNDAEEKNN from the coding sequence ATGAATCTGCCTAATAAATTAACATTATTACGGATCATATTAGTACCTATCTTTATGTTCTTTTTATTATTCAATTCAGCGGGGGAATCTGCAGTTTATACCCGTTATCTTGCTGTGGCTGTATTCAGTCTGGCAGCTGTAACTGATGGTCTGGACGGCTATATTGCTCGCAAAGAGAATTTGGTTACTAGATTTGGTAAGTTTATTGATCCTTTAGCTGATAAATTATTGATTTCTGCTGCTTTAGTAGCTTTAGTAGATATGGGAGAGATTAGTGCTTGGGCAGCAATTATTATTATCGGACGTGAATTTGCTATAACCGGTCTTCGGGTAGTAGCTGCTGCTGATGGAATAGTGATTTCGGCCAGTAAGCTGGGGAAGTATAAGACTACTTTACAGATTATTGCTATTATAGCTATCATCATTAATCTTCCGTATAGCCTTGTATTACTCTGGTTGGCTGTGTTGCTAACTGTCATTTCAGGGCTTGATTATCTCTGGAAAGGTAGAAAAGTGATTATGCCTAATGTTAAGGGGAATAACGATGCTGAAGAAAAGAATAATTAA
- the rimO gene encoding 30S ribosomal protein S12 methylthiotransferase RimO, protein MVAVGLVNLGCAKNQVDAEIMLGLIDEAGFKLVNDYSQAEVLIVNTCGFIGDAKEESIDTILQLAEYKKDNCKSLIVTGCLAQRHLEELEAEIPEIDGILGTGNFDKIVEVIKETLSGKSRAEVGNPEFNYHNRLPQKRIGQDYTAYLKIAEGCNNCCSYCVIPELRGKLHSREIEDIVTEAVELADQGVKEVNIIAQDITKYGSDLYGEPRLVELLTELMKVKGIKWFRLLYAYPNDFSDELIEVMAKHERICNYIDLPIQHVDDKIRSKMRRRGTKEDILSLIRKLRDRIPGISIRTSLIVGFPGETEDEFKNLLDFVQQARFDRLGVFTYSREEGTAAAEMPDQVAEEIKEERYERIMDLQQRISLERNQEWIGREVEVLIEEIQQNEDQKLAVGRTQQDAPEIDGLVYVEDVKAEPGEFIKVRIKDAYEYDLIGERVE, encoded by the coding sequence ATGGTAGCTGTTGGTTTGGTTAATTTAGGCTGTGCTAAGAATCAAGTAGATGCAGAGATTATGTTAGGACTTATTGATGAAGCAGGTTTTAAATTGGTTAATGACTACAGCCAGGCAGAGGTATTAATTGTAAACACCTGTGGATTTATTGGGGATGCTAAAGAAGAATCTATCGATACAATTCTACAGTTGGCTGAGTATAAGAAAGATAACTGTAAATCTTTAATTGTAACCGGCTGTCTAGCCCAGCGCCACTTGGAAGAATTAGAAGCAGAGATTCCAGAGATAGATGGAATTTTAGGTACAGGTAATTTTGATAAAATAGTGGAAGTAATTAAAGAGACATTATCAGGAAAGAGTAGAGCTGAAGTTGGTAATCCAGAATTTAATTATCATAATAGACTGCCTCAAAAGAGAATAGGCCAGGATTATACTGCTTATCTTAAGATAGCTGAGGGATGCAATAACTGTTGTAGTTACTGTGTGATTCCTGAGTTGAGAGGGAAACTGCATAGTAGAGAGATTGAGGATATTGTTACGGAAGCAGTTGAATTAGCAGATCAAGGAGTTAAAGAGGTTAATATCATAGCCCAGGATATTACTAAGTATGGTAGTGATTTATATGGAGAGCCGAGGTTAGTGGAATTATTGACTGAGTTGATGAAAGTGAAAGGAATTAAGTGGTTTCGATTGCTATATGCCTATCCAAATGATTTCAGTGATGAATTAATTGAAGTGATGGCCAAACATGAACGGATATGTAATTATATAGACTTGCCAATTCAGCATGTTGATGATAAGATTAGAAGTAAGATGCGGCGGCGGGGAACCAAGGAGGATATTCTGTCTTTAATTCGGAAATTGAGAGATAGAATTCCGGGAATAAGTATCAGAACTTCATTGATTGTTGGATTCCCCGGAGAGACAGAGGATGAGTTTAAAAATCTGTTGGACTTTGTTCAGCAGGCTAGGTTTGATCGGTTGGGTGTCTTTACTTACTCTCGTGAGGAGGGTACTGCCGCTGCTGAGATGCCGGATCAAGTAGCAGAAGAGATAAAAGAAGAACGTTATGAACGGATTATGGATTTACAGCAGAGAATTTCTTTAGAGCGTAATCAAGAGTGGATTGGCAGAGAAGTTGAAGTTTTGATAGAAGAGATACAGCAGAATGAAGATCAGAAATTAGCTGTTGGTAGAACTCAGCAGGATGCACCAGAAATAGATGGTTTAGTCTATGTTGAGGATGTCAAGGCAGAACCTGGAGAGTTTATTAAGGTTAGAATAAAAGATGCTTATGAATATGATTTGATAGGAGAGAGAGTAGAATGA
- a CDS encoding DUF362 domain-containing protein yields MSEVYYADMKAEDKDSNLINKLSQLFYKAGFDEMIDKEELFGIKLHFGEEGNTAFIRPVYIRRLVEEIKKAAGKPFLTDANTLYVGTRANSVDHLNTAIANGFGYSTVQAPIVIADGLQGRNVYEVEINQKHFDKVKIGSEICEADGMLSVAHVKGHELTGFGGAIKNVGMGLGSRAGKQQMHAVVTPEVEEEECITCGECSDWCPEDAFEIDEVSRLDEEKCIGCGECIVTCPTDAITPRFVDDSADDIQERIAEYTLGAVKGKEDKVGYINFVMDVTPLCDCVGWNDRNIVDDIGILASKDPVAIDQASVDLINQQAGKEDSALQCNHEPGEDKFKGVDPDLDWKAQLIHAERIGLGSREYDLVKID; encoded by the coding sequence ATGAGTGAAGTGTATTATGCAGACATGAAAGCTGAAGATAAAGATAGTAATTTAATTAACAAATTATCACAGCTGTTTTATAAAGCTGGTTTTGATGAAATGATTGATAAAGAGGAATTGTTTGGTATTAAACTTCATTTTGGTGAAGAAGGGAATACTGCTTTTATTCGCCCGGTCTATATTAGAAGATTAGTAGAGGAAATTAAGAAAGCAGCAGGGAAGCCATTTTTAACTGATGCTAATACTCTTTATGTTGGAACTAGAGCAAATTCTGTAGATCATTTAAATACTGCTATTGCTAATGGATTTGGTTATTCTACTGTTCAGGCTCCAATAGTGATTGCTGATGGTCTACAGGGGAGAAATGTTTATGAAGTAGAGATTAATCAAAAACACTTTGATAAAGTCAAGATCGGCAGTGAAATCTGTGAAGCTGATGGTATGTTGAGTGTTGCTCACGTTAAGGGGCATGAATTGACAGGCTTTGGCGGAGCAATTAAGAATGTAGGAATGGGACTTGGCAGCAGAGCAGGAAAGCAGCAGATGCATGCAGTAGTTACACCAGAAGTAGAAGAAGAGGAGTGCATTACCTGCGGAGAGTGTAGTGACTGGTGTCCAGAGGATGCTTTTGAAATTGATGAGGTAAGCAGATTGGATGAAGAAAAATGCATTGGCTGTGGTGAATGTATAGTTACCTGTCCCACGGATGCTATTACCCCTCGGTTTGTTGACGATTCTGCAGATGATATACAGGAGAGAATAGCTGAATATACTTTAGGAGCTGTAAAAGGTAAAGAAGATAAAGTAGGATATATTAATTTTGTTATGGATGTGACCCCTCTCTGTGACTGTGTAGGCTGGAATGACCGGAATATAGTTGATGATATCGGGATCTTGGCTTCTAAAGATCCGGTTGCTATTGACCAAGCTTCTGTTGATTTAATTAATCAACAGGCTGGAAAGGAAGATAGTGCTCTGCAGTGTAACCATGAACCTGGTGAGGATAAATTTAAGGGGGTTGATCCTGATCTAGACTGGAAAGCCCAGTTGATTCATGCGGAAAGAATCGGATTAGGAAGCAGGGAGTATGATTTAGTTAAGATTGATTAA
- the folE gene encoding GTP cyclohydrolase I FolE, protein MVDKEQIREAVGMILDAIGEDPDREGLLETPDRVARMYEEVFSGLHKDPADDLQIFFNQAHEELVLVKDISFYSMCEHHLLPFYGKAHVGYIPENGKVTGLSKLARVVDSFAKRPQLQERLTSQVADLIMKNVEARGVIVVVEAEHMCMTMRGIKKPGSLTTTSAVRGILQNDQAAREEALKLIKD, encoded by the coding sequence ATGGTGGATAAAGAGCAGATTAGAGAAGCGGTAGGTATGATTTTAGATGCAATTGGTGAAGATCCTGACCGGGAGGGATTATTAGAAACTCCTGATAGAGTAGCAAGAATGTATGAGGAAGTTTTTAGCGGATTGCATAAAGATCCAGCAGATGATTTGCAGATTTTTTTTAATCAAGCTCATGAAGAGTTAGTTTTAGTGAAGGATATTTCTTTCTATTCAATGTGTGAACATCATTTACTTCCCTTTTATGGTAAAGCCCATGTAGGTTATATTCCTGAGAATGGTAAAGTCACTGGCTTAAGTAAGTTGGCTAGAGTAGTTGATTCTTTTGCTAAACGGCCACAGTTACAGGAAAGATTGACAAGTCAGGTAGCAGACCTTATAATGAAAAATGTGGAGGCTCGCGGTGTAATTGTAGTTGTTGAGGCTGAGCATATGTGTATGACTATGCGCGGTATCAAAAAGCCTGGCTCTTTAACTACTACTTCAGCTGTTAGAGGAATTTTACAGAATGACCAGGCAGCTAGAGAGGAAGCTTTGAAGCTAATTAAAGATTAA